A single window of Paracoccus sp. MBLB3053 DNA harbors:
- a CDS encoding DUF1254 domain-containing protein, protein MHVRRRLIAVWAIAVVAGIGPSVAQDYQFNGGYPTPETVQMAFGEADLNRAVRAYRFFYPTVSSAAIVREMLRLGAEPNRVFTYMDTQPRHVGFTLNSDTPYGGMLLDLRAGPLVIEVPPGPLLGAALDIHQRWIADMGLPGPDAGKGGKHLLLPPDYQGEIPDGYHPSRATSFTVVAGMRALPEAGDVQGAIARLQTIKVHPLTPSSDWVDPAWIDVTQMPQDQTPTRFERDLEYWQVLQEVVNSEPVLEDSRAFYGDLAALGIAKGMPFAPDERMAAILVEAAKTGSAQMRVESLADRRPDRLVWPDRQWQWAALRFENGSFDTPDYRDSYASEKWFYQAIATSPAMFRRDPATGSLYWLGLRDEAGEYLDGGKTYRLRVPLPVPNRLFWSVTVYDAETRSQIQTEQAKAALRSLFELTDLSGDHVDLLFGPEAPKGQQDRWIRTLPGKGWFVYFRIYGPEPPAFDGSWKPGDFTVIE, encoded by the coding sequence ATGCATGTGAGACGGAGACTGATAGCAGTTTGGGCGATCGCGGTCGTGGCAGGCATCGGGCCCTCTGTCGCGCAGGACTATCAGTTCAATGGCGGCTACCCTACCCCCGAGACGGTGCAGATGGCGTTCGGTGAGGCAGACCTGAACCGGGCGGTCAGGGCCTATCGGTTCTTTTACCCGACCGTGTCGAGCGCCGCGATCGTCAGGGAGATGTTGCGGCTGGGCGCAGAGCCGAACCGGGTTTTCACCTACATGGACACGCAGCCGCGCCATGTCGGATTCACCCTGAACTCCGACACGCCCTATGGCGGGATGCTTCTCGACCTCCGGGCCGGGCCGCTTGTCATCGAGGTTCCGCCGGGACCCCTGCTGGGGGCGGCGCTGGACATCCACCAGCGCTGGATCGCGGACATGGGCCTGCCCGGCCCCGATGCCGGCAAGGGCGGAAAGCACCTGCTGCTGCCGCCGGATTACCAAGGTGAGATCCCTGATGGTTACCACCCCTCTCGCGCGACGTCCTTCACCGTGGTGGCCGGGATGAGGGCGCTGCCCGAAGCCGGTGACGTGCAGGGCGCCATCGCGCGCCTGCAGACAATCAAGGTTCATCCCTTGACCCCATCTTCGGACTGGGTGGACCCGGCATGGATCGACGTGACCCAGATGCCGCAGGACCAGACGCCGACGCGCTTCGAACGCGATCTGGAATATTGGCAAGTGCTCCAGGAGGTCGTGAACAGCGAACCCGTGCTGGAGGATTCGCGCGCCTTCTACGGCGACCTGGCGGCGCTGGGTATTGCCAAGGGAATGCCGTTCGCTCCGGACGAGCGCATGGCAGCTATCCTTGTCGAGGCGGCGAAGACCGGTTCAGCACAGATGCGGGTCGAGTCGCTGGCCGATCGCCGACCGGACCGGCTGGTCTGGCCCGACCGCCAATGGCAATGGGCGGCGCTGCGTTTCGAGAACGGCTCGTTCGACACCCCTGACTACCGCGACAGCTACGCGTCAGAGAAATGGTTCTATCAGGCGATCGCGACTTCACCCGCGATGTTCCGCCGCGACCCCGCGACCGGTTCGCTCTACTGGCTGGGTCTGCGCGACGAGGCGGGAGAGTATCTTGACGGCGGCAAGACCTACCGGCTACGGGTTCCGCTGCCGGTTCCGAACCGGCTCTTCTGGTCGGTGACGGTCTATGATGCCGAGACACGCAGCCAGATCCAGACCGAGCAGGCGAAGGCCGCGTTGCGTTCGCTCTTCGAACTGACGGACCTGAGCGGGGACCATGTCGATCTTCTCTTCGGGCCAGAGGCACCAAAAGGCCAGCAGGATCGGTGGATCCGCACCCTTCCGGGCAAGGGATGGTTCGTCTATTTCCGCATCTACGGCCCCGAGCCTCCTGCCTTCGATGGCAGTTGGAAGCCGGGCGACTTCACGGTTATCGAGTGA
- a CDS encoding NUDIX hydrolase produces MEIRIAATAILRDDGATLLVRKRGTSAFMQPGGKIDGDETPLSALCRELFEELAVEIQPNDAKYLGRFSAPAANEPGFLVTAEVFRVQINHDVEPRAEIEEARWVHPDSQGQLDLAPLTRDMVLPLICG; encoded by the coding sequence ATGGAGATCCGCATAGCCGCTACTGCAATCCTTCGGGACGATGGTGCAACCCTGCTTGTCCGAAAGCGCGGGACGTCCGCCTTCATGCAGCCAGGCGGGAAGATCGACGGCGACGAAACGCCCTTGTCAGCTCTTTGTCGTGAACTTTTCGAGGAACTCGCGGTGGAAATTCAACCGAACGACGCGAAATACCTCGGACGTTTTTCTGCTCCCGCTGCTAACGAGCCCGGCTTCCTGGTTACGGCTGAGGTCTTTCGCGTGCAGATTAACCATGACGTCGAACCTCGAGCGGAGATAGAAGAGGCTCGATGGGTGCACCCCGACTCGCAAGGCCAACTCGACCTCGCTCCGCTAACGCGCGATATGGTTCTCCCCCTGATCTGCGGCTGA
- a CDS encoding helix-turn-helix domain-containing protein: MKLQNLQNRMFIPETHAIGDSSELQQLMAELVMSGPLSLERVARHVGTSPRSLQRHLASRSLAFRSLVDTVRLQAASTLLRQTDLPAQEIAGRLGYSTPSNFSRAFVRWTGQTPRQFRQAIKS, encoded by the coding sequence ATGAAACTTCAAAATCTACAGAATCGGATGTTCATTCCTGAAACACACGCGATAGGCGATTCCTCGGAATTGCAGCAATTGATGGCCGAACTCGTGATGTCTGGGCCACTGTCCCTCGAACGAGTTGCGCGCCATGTTGGAACCTCGCCCCGTAGCTTGCAACGGCATCTCGCGTCGCGATCCCTAGCATTCCGGTCGCTGGTAGATACGGTGCGGCTTCAGGCCGCGAGCACGCTTCTTCGCCAGACTGATCTTCCGGCCCAGGAAATCGCAGGAAGGCTTGGATATTCGACGCCAAGCAATTTTTCTCGCGCCTTCGTTCGCTGGACCGGCCAAACGCCACGTCAGTTCCGTCAGGCCATAAAAAGCTAG
- a CDS encoding DUF1214 domain-containing protein produces the protein MPNAKDAYTLNKLTARPNADGSVTVQFAGCDGAVVNCLPTPEGWNWMVRLYRPETSILDGKLVFPKSEEVR, from the coding sequence TTGCCGAACGCCAAGGACGCTTATACGCTGAACAAACTGACCGCGAGGCCCAATGCCGATGGCAGCGTAACGGTCCAATTCGCAGGATGCGACGGCGCGGTCGTGAACTGCCTACCAACGCCGGAGGGCTGGAACTGGATGGTGCGCCTCTACCGCCCCGAGACCAGCATTCTTGATGGCAAATTGGTTTTCCCAAAATCGGAGGAAGTGCGATGA
- a CDS encoding DUF1254 domain-containing protein translates to MNRRTLLQISVAAAVLPSLPLHAQDTGALAHEAFLYAYPMVKNYLTLYQYALEPGGKQYKGPLNTLTSIARVYTPEDTAIITPNSDTPYSFMVMDLRAEPLVVTLPAIEADRYYSAQIIDLYTHNVDYLGTRMDGNGGGDFLIAGPGWQGEAPAGIKRVVRIPTDLGLVVIRTQLFAPDDIGKVEAIQAGYSARTLSAYEGKPAPAPAPAIDWPAIDDDRMLSEFWPLTAFLLQFAPPLAWEGNLRDSFAASLGLQAGTAWPPASLPEGTVTQMRDLVRPSDQEIRNTVAHLTDSAKLFGTPEFMKGRYMDRAAAAQGGIYGNTAQEALYVIYNVDAKGALLDGKAHHYALRFAADALPPVSAFWSITMYDKARQLLVDNPINRYLINSPMLSGLNRDEAGAIVIHLQSESPGEEQGANWLPTPSEGFYAVMRLYLPKDVALDGRWKPPVIEIVS, encoded by the coding sequence ATGAACCGTCGGACTCTGCTTCAGATAAGCGTCGCGGCCGCAGTGTTGCCAAGCCTGCCGCTGCACGCGCAGGATACAGGCGCCCTGGCGCATGAGGCGTTTCTTTATGCCTATCCGATGGTGAAAAATTACCTCACCCTCTACCAATATGCGCTGGAGCCGGGAGGCAAGCAGTACAAGGGTCCGCTCAACACGCTGACCAGCATCGCCCGGGTCTATACACCCGAAGATACGGCGATCATCACCCCCAACTCCGACACACCCTATTCTTTCATGGTCATGGACCTGCGCGCCGAGCCGCTGGTCGTGACCTTGCCCGCCATCGAGGCGGATCGCTACTACTCAGCCCAGATCATCGATCTCTATACCCACAATGTCGACTATCTGGGGACGCGGATGGATGGCAATGGCGGCGGGGATTTTCTGATCGCAGGGCCGGGCTGGCAAGGTGAGGCTCCTGCCGGGATCAAGCGCGTGGTTCGGATACCGACCGATCTGGGTCTTGTCGTCATCCGCACTCAGCTTTTTGCGCCGGATGACATCGGCAAGGTCGAGGCGATTCAGGCTGGTTACAGCGCACGGACATTGTCGGCCTATGAGGGCAAGCCTGCCCCGGCTCCAGCGCCTGCCATCGACTGGCCCGCGATCGACGACGACCGGATGCTAAGCGAGTTCTGGCCGCTGACGGCTTTCCTGCTGCAATTCGCCCCGCCGCTGGCATGGGAGGGCAACCTGCGCGACAGTTTCGCCGCCTCGCTCGGACTGCAAGCCGGGACCGCCTGGCCGCCCGCCAGCCTGCCCGAGGGCACCGTGACCCAGATGCGCGATCTTGTACGGCCCAGCGATCAGGAGATCCGCAACACCGTCGCGCATCTCACGGATTCCGCAAAGCTGTTCGGAACGCCCGAGTTCATGAAGGGGCGCTATATGGACCGCGCCGCTGCCGCGCAGGGCGGCATCTATGGTAACACGGCGCAAGAGGCGCTCTACGTCATCTACAACGTGGACGCGAAAGGCGCGCTGTTGGACGGCAAGGCGCATCATTACGCGTTGCGGTTTGCGGCCGATGCCCTACCACCTGTCTCCGCCTTCTGGTCGATCACGATGTATGACAAGGCCCGGCAGTTGTTGGTCGACAACCCGATCAATCGCTACCTGATCAACTCCCCGATGCTCTCCGGTCTGAATCGCGACGAGGCCGGTGCAATCGTCATCCACCTTCAGTCCGAAAGCCCCGGCGAAGAACAGGGGGCGAACTGGTTGCCCACACCATCCGAGGGCTTTTACGCCGTCATGCGCCTTTATCTGCCCAAAGACGTGGCCCTTGATGGTCGCTGGAAACCACCCGTCATCGAGATAGTCAGCTAA
- a CDS encoding PPC domain-containing DNA-binding protein yields MILESGDEVMSCLQDFAEKNGLNAASFKAIGAFETATLAFFDWSSKAYLPIRVDEQTEVASFTGDIARAPRANPQYMFTRSWGGETEAPWQVI; encoded by the coding sequence TTGATCTTGGAAAGCGGCGACGAAGTCATGTCCTGCCTTCAGGATTTCGCGGAAAAAAACGGGCTTAACGCAGCGAGTTTCAAGGCGATTGGTGCATTCGAAACCGCAACATTGGCGTTTTTCGATTGGTCCTCGAAGGCATATTTGCCGATACGGGTGGACGAGCAAACTGAGGTCGCATCATTTACCGGGGACATCGCCAGGGCCCCGAGGGCAAACCCGCAGTACATGTTCACGCGGTCCTGGGGCGGCGAGACGGAAGCGCCCTGGCAGGTCATCTAA
- a CDS encoding arylsulfatase: MEVTKFRGLCYFGAVALVSATGVHAQDALPFPPAPSGSKAGPTIAESTYNPLPPQSHLPENAPNIVIIMLDDVGPALPHTFGGPITTPTLDALAEEGIAFSRFHNAAMCSPTRASLLTGRNHHRVGYGQIAELANDWDGYTGHIPRTSATVAKVLSGYGYATAAFGKWHNTPANETTTVGPYTNWPVGEGVGFDYFYGFLAGESSQWEPAVVENTIRLDPSHGKEGYHFTEDMADKAVSWMKQVHALTPDRPFLVYWAPGASHGPHHIFKDWADKYKGKFDTGWDQMRDDIFAKQKELGWVPSDTDLTARPDSLAGWSDIPEDERAFQLRLMEVFAGYTEHADTQAGRLLNALDAIGERENTLIFYVWGDNGSSAEGQNGTISELLAQNGIKTEIKDHIKAMDDLGGLDVLGSPKADNMYHAGWAWAGSTPYRSTKLVAAHFGGTRTPLVISWPGHITPDRRPRGQFHHVNDIVPTIYDVLGIKPPKTVDGITQDPLDGISMAYTFDAPEAEGQKHGQYFEVMGSRSYYKDDWIASVFGPRTPWVPGIDPAILQWSPDKDSWELHDLSKDHSQAHDLATDNPDKVKELKDAFLIDAKDNKVFPVGGGLWSIIFHPEDAPHNPATEFTYTQEVIQVPEFTAPKVGARSNLVTIEAELKPDSAGVLYALGAFSGGLALWVDQGKLTYEYNLFEIDRTQIATTDTLPTGKVTIEIETTKTSKDHTGPLDIVIRVNGTEMANGTVPRSAPLTFTANDAFDVGQDSYSPVSEAYFDRKPFAFNGIIDQVKVAYKE; encoded by the coding sequence ATGGAAGTGACGAAATTCCGGGGATTGTGCTATTTTGGCGCTGTAGCGCTGGTCAGTGCGACGGGCGTCCACGCGCAGGACGCATTGCCATTCCCCCCGGCGCCATCCGGCAGCAAAGCGGGTCCGACGATCGCGGAATCAACCTACAACCCGCTTCCGCCGCAATCTCACCTGCCAGAGAATGCGCCGAATATCGTCATCATCATGCTCGACGATGTCGGCCCTGCACTGCCGCATACGTTCGGCGGGCCGATCACCACCCCGACGTTGGATGCGTTGGCTGAGGAAGGTATCGCCTTCAGCCGCTTCCACAACGCGGCGATGTGCTCGCCCACACGCGCTTCGCTGCTGACCGGGCGCAACCATCACCGTGTCGGCTATGGGCAGATTGCCGAGCTTGCGAATGACTGGGACGGCTATACCGGCCATATTCCTCGGACCTCGGCAACGGTTGCGAAAGTGCTGAGCGGCTATGGCTACGCGACCGCCGCCTTTGGCAAGTGGCACAACACACCCGCGAATGAAACCACGACCGTCGGACCCTATACCAACTGGCCGGTGGGCGAAGGCGTCGGTTTCGATTATTTCTACGGCTTCCTTGCGGGGGAATCCTCGCAATGGGAACCGGCAGTGGTTGAAAACACCATCCGCCTCGATCCTTCGCACGGCAAGGAAGGCTACCATTTCACCGAGGACATGGCCGACAAGGCTGTATCTTGGATGAAGCAAGTTCATGCGCTGACCCCGGACCGGCCCTTTCTGGTTTACTGGGCGCCCGGCGCTTCGCATGGCCCTCATCACATTTTCAAGGACTGGGCCGACAAGTATAAGGGCAAGTTCGATACTGGCTGGGACCAGATGCGCGACGACATTTTCGCGAAGCAGAAGGAACTTGGCTGGGTTCCATCCGACACCGACCTGACGGCCCGTCCCGACAGCCTTGCAGGCTGGTCCGACATTCCTGAGGACGAACGCGCGTTCCAGTTGCGCTTGATGGAGGTCTTTGCAGGCTATACCGAACATGCCGATACGCAGGCCGGTCGATTGCTCAATGCGCTGGACGCGATCGGCGAGAGGGAAAATACGCTGATCTTCTATGTTTGGGGCGATAACGGCTCCAGCGCCGAGGGTCAGAACGGCACGATCAGCGAGCTGTTGGCCCAGAACGGCATCAAGACCGAAATAAAGGACCACATCAAGGCGATGGACGATCTTGGCGGGCTGGACGTGCTGGGCTCGCCCAAGGCCGACAACATGTATCATGCCGGATGGGCTTGGGCGGGGTCCACGCCTTACCGCTCGACCAAGCTGGTGGCGGCCCATTTCGGCGGCACGCGCACGCCGCTGGTGATCTCGTGGCCGGGCCATATCACGCCGGACAGAAGGCCACGTGGCCAGTTTCACCATGTGAATGACATTGTTCCGACGATCTATGACGTGCTGGGAATCAAGCCGCCGAAGACTGTGGATGGCATCACCCAAGACCCGCTAGACGGGATCAGCATGGCCTATACATTTGATGCACCCGAAGCGGAAGGTCAGAAGCATGGCCAATATTTCGAGGTGATGGGCAGCCGCTCATACTACAAGGACGACTGGATTGCTTCGGTCTTCGGGCCCCGCACGCCTTGGGTGCCCGGAATTGATCCCGCAATCCTCCAGTGGTCACCCGACAAGGACAGCTGGGAACTGCATGACCTCAGCAAGGATCATTCGCAAGCGCATGATCTGGCGACCGACAATCCCGACAAGGTCAAGGAGCTGAAGGACGCCTTCCTCATTGATGCCAAAGACAACAAGGTCTTCCCGGTCGGTGGCGGATTGTGGTCGATCATCTTCCACCCCGAGGATGCACCACACAATCCGGCGACGGAATTCACCTATACGCAGGAAGTGATCCAGGTGCCGGAATTCACTGCGCCGAAGGTCGGTGCGCGCAGCAATCTGGTCACCATCGAGGCCGAACTGAAGCCGGATTCGGCCGGTGTCCTATACGCCTTGGGCGCCTTCTCCGGCGGGCTGGCGCTGTGGGTCGATCAGGGCAAGCTGACCTACGAATATAACCTCTTTGAAATCGATCGCACCCAGATAGCAACGACGGATACGCTGCCCACGGGTAAGGTCACGATTGAGATTGAGACCACCAAGACGAGCAAAGATCATACCGGGCCGCTTGATATTGTGATCCGCGTGAACGGGACAGAGATGGCCAATGGGACCGTGCCGCGCTCCGCCCCGCTGACCTTCACCGCAAATGATGCCTTCGATGTCGGGCAAGACAGCTACTCACCGGTCTCTGAGGCCTATTTTGATCGCAAACCCTTTGCCTTCAACGGAATCATTGATCAGGTGAAGGTCGCCTACAAGGAGTGA
- a CDS encoding helix-turn-helix transcriptional regulator → MTQPAIVRAAYLQVFIDLLREIGVPIERALERSALPTWIEDMPDAYVSLPLAIDWALRTGRDVDPMEFGYRAAMRQSLATMSPEFRGALLDAPTGLVRMRTCLSAAMREDSSLSTRSWREGNSVRLVCNTLRFDGGPSTCLAEWGIIQALVDTMRSVAGPKWYPEELTFVSSCAPGTTVFEAYGNTRIAVGCPHTSILVKSADLFRPCAEQVTSASNLTVENWEMDFVARLRAVIRPYLGDGHPSIYQTAEIIGMSSRTLQRKLTSLGHTYSGILAGTRVEQASELLSDPGIKIVDIALSLGYEDPQNFSRIFRRMTGMTPTAYRQSVSGEL, encoded by the coding sequence ATGACGCAGCCGGCGATCGTGCGAGCCGCCTATCTGCAGGTTTTCATAGACCTGTTGCGGGAGATTGGGGTGCCCATTGAACGCGCGCTCGAGCGCTCAGCGCTACCAACTTGGATCGAAGATATGCCCGATGCCTATGTCAGTTTGCCGCTGGCAATCGACTGGGCCCTGCGCACTGGCCGTGACGTCGACCCCATGGAGTTCGGATACCGCGCCGCAATGCGGCAATCCCTTGCCACAATGAGTCCGGAATTCCGTGGGGCATTGTTGGATGCACCGACCGGGCTGGTCAGGATGCGCACATGTCTGAGCGCGGCGATGCGGGAAGACAGCTCGCTCTCAACCCGATCGTGGCGCGAGGGGAATAGCGTTCGCCTTGTCTGCAACACCTTACGCTTCGACGGCGGACCAAGCACCTGCCTGGCAGAATGGGGGATTATTCAGGCTTTGGTGGACACCATGCGCAGCGTGGCCGGTCCGAAGTGGTATCCAGAGGAGTTGACGTTCGTTTCCTCCTGCGCACCAGGTACCACAGTGTTCGAAGCCTACGGTAATACTCGCATAGCCGTCGGATGTCCGCATACGTCGATATTGGTCAAGTCAGCCGACCTGTTTCGTCCATGCGCTGAGCAGGTTACATCCGCCTCCAATCTGACCGTTGAAAATTGGGAGATGGACTTCGTCGCCCGTCTCCGTGCGGTCATCAGACCGTATCTAGGCGACGGGCATCCATCCATCTACCAAACAGCGGAGATCATCGGGATGAGCAGCCGCACATTGCAACGGAAACTGACTTCATTGGGTCACACCTACTCCGGCATATTGGCCGGGACCCGAGTCGAACAGGCAAGTGAACTTCTCTCTGATCCGGGTATCAAGATTGTGGATATTGCGCTTTCGCTCGGCTATGAGGACCCACAGAATTTCTCCCGCATCTTCCGTCGCATGACCGGCATGACGCCGACTGCCTATCGGCAGTCAGTATCGGGAGAGTTGTAA
- a CDS encoding PPC domain-containing DNA-binding protein: MAGHLKAAKVRPTLEVILIESPQHLCKQHDVETDLALIRLD, translated from the coding sequence CTGGCAGGTCATCTAAAGGCTGCGAAAGTCAGACCGACGCTCGAGGTCATTCTCATCGAATCTCCCCAGCATCTCTGCAAGCAGCATGATGTCGAGACTGATCTTGCCTTGATCCGCCTTGATTGA
- a CDS encoding arylsulfatase: MLKAMIPAMNLMRGVTGSVASAGLATVALTFAFTGSVLAQSASTGTPSVLPRSDFQFSGTVGRTILDSDPPQFPQPVQAPQGAPNVVLILLDDAGYGQFATFGGGIASPTMDALAAEGLRFTRFHTTALCSPTRAALMTGRNHHSVAAGVIAETATGYEGYTAILPRNAGTVAEVLRQNGYMTAWIGKNHNTPTWEASAAGPFDRWANGLGFDYFYGFNAGDMSHFNPILYENRNLVPTSDDPDYYLTTDLADHAVDWVRKVKTIAPDRPFFLYVAPGATHSPHQVPEQWIEPYRGKFDAGWDAYREQAFARQKELGVVPAEAELTARSDGLPAWDTLNADQKRLYARMMEVFAGYGANVDHEMGRVVEAVKALPGADNTIFIYIAGDNGSSAEGGIEGSVNENLFFNGFPESWQENLKVIDELGGPKHYNHFPSAWAHAMNTPFQWTKQVASHFGGTRNPMIVSWPARITEGGGVRSQFLHTIDIVPTLYDLIGITPPAELNGVPQKPIEGISFAPVLDDAGAEERHKVQYFEMAGARGIYEDGWVASAMAFAPWNPIHTGYDVDKQEWELYNIDEDFTQAHDLAAENPEKLRQMQDLWWAEAARHNVLPLDWRAVERLNSEEMGRPSLAGDATSFTYYPGQVALPNDAAPRILNRSWTLTADIDVPESGAQGMIATHGGLVGGYGLYLRDGRPTFVYNYLALERHTITAPDQLPAGKAELQVDFAYHGAAGEFGKSATVTLKVNGSDVAKGELPKTIPIQISLGEGFDVGEDVGSAVDFTYTPPFAFTGAIEQVKIDLK, encoded by the coding sequence ATGTTGAAAGCGATGATCCCCGCCATGAACCTGATGCGAGGTGTGACCGGTTCAGTCGCGAGCGCTGGTCTCGCTACTGTCGCACTGACGTTCGCCTTTACCGGGTCGGTCCTCGCCCAGTCTGCCTCGACCGGAACGCCGAGCGTTCTGCCGCGGTCCGATTTCCAATTCTCCGGCACGGTCGGGCGCACGATCCTCGATTCCGACCCGCCGCAATTCCCGCAGCCGGTGCAAGCGCCGCAGGGTGCGCCGAACGTCGTGTTGATCCTGCTGGACGACGCAGGCTACGGACAGTTTGCGACCTTCGGCGGCGGCATCGCCTCGCCCACCATGGACGCACTCGCGGCGGAGGGGCTGCGCTTTACTCGCTTCCACACCACTGCGCTATGCTCGCCTACGCGCGCCGCGCTGATGACCGGGCGCAATCATCATTCGGTTGCCGCGGGCGTCATTGCGGAGACGGCGACAGGATATGAAGGCTATACCGCAATTCTGCCGCGCAATGCAGGGACGGTCGCCGAGGTGCTGCGCCAGAACGGCTACATGACCGCTTGGATCGGCAAGAACCACAACACGCCCACCTGGGAAGCAAGCGCGGCCGGTCCCTTCGACCGATGGGCCAACGGCCTTGGTTTCGACTATTTTTACGGCTTCAACGCCGGGGACATGAGCCATTTCAACCCGATCCTTTACGAGAATCGGAACCTCGTGCCGACATCGGATGATCCGGACTACTATCTGACCACCGATCTTGCCGATCATGCGGTCGACTGGGTGCGCAAGGTGAAGACCATCGCTCCCGACCGGCCTTTCTTCCTTTATGTCGCGCCCGGCGCCACGCATTCGCCGCATCAGGTGCCCGAGCAATGGATCGAACCCTACAGGGGCAAGTTCGATGCCGGTTGGGACGCCTACCGCGAACAGGCCTTCGCACGGCAGAAGGAACTGGGCGTGGTCCCGGCTGAGGCCGAACTGACCGCACGCTCGGACGGTCTGCCCGCCTGGGATACGCTGAACGCCGACCAGAAGCGGCTTTACGCCCGGATGATGGAGGTATTTGCGGGCTACGGCGCCAATGTCGATCACGAGATGGGCCGCGTGGTCGAGGCGGTGAAGGCGCTGCCGGGTGCCGATAACACCATCTTCATCTACATCGCCGGCGACAACGGGTCGAGCGCCGAGGGAGGTATTGAAGGTTCGGTGAACGAAAACCTGTTCTTCAACGGCTTCCCCGAAAGCTGGCAGGAAAACCTGAAGGTCATCGATGAGCTGGGCGGGCCGAAGCACTATAATCATTTCCCATCTGCTTGGGCTCATGCGATGAACACGCCGTTCCAGTGGACGAAGCAGGTGGCGAGCCATTTCGGCGGCACGCGCAACCCCATGATTGTCTCCTGGCCTGCGCGGATCACCGAAGGTGGCGGGGTCAGGTCGCAATTTCTGCACACGATCGACATCGTGCCCACGCTTTACGACCTGATTGGCATCACCCCGCCCGCCGAGCTGAACGGCGTGCCCCAGAAGCCGATCGAGGGTATCAGCTTCGCGCCTGTCCTTGACGATGCCGGCGCCGAGGAACGGCACAAGGTGCAATATTTCGAGATGGCGGGCGCAAGGGGCATCTACGAGGACGGCTGGGTGGCCTCGGCCATGGCCTTCGCTCCGTGGAATCCGATCCATACCGGCTACGACGTCGACAAGCAGGAATGGGAGCTTTACAACATCGACGAGGACTTTACCCAAGCCCACGATCTGGCCGCGGAAAATCCGGAAAAGCTGCGTCAGATGCAGGACCTGTGGTGGGCCGAGGCGGCGCGGCATAACGTGCTGCCGCTGGACTGGCGCGCGGTTGAGCGGCTGAACTCGGAAGAAATGGGACGCCCGAGCCTTGCGGGCGACGCGACCTCGTTCACCTACTACCCCGGTCAGGTGGCGCTGCCGAATGACGCGGCACCTCGCATTTTGAACCGGTCCTGGACGCTGACAGCCGATATCGACGTGCCCGAAAGCGGGGCGCAGGGCATGATAGCGACGCATGGCGGCCTGGTCGGTGGCTACGGGCTTTACCTGCGCGATGGCCGACCGACCTTTGTCTACAACTATCTCGCGCTTGAGCGTCACACCATCACCGCTCCCGATCAGCTGCCGGCCGGCAAGGCCGAACTGCAAGTCGATTTCGCCTATCACGGCGCGGCGGGCGAGTTCGGCAAGTCCGCGACGGTGACGCTGAAGGTAAACGGCAGCGATGTGGCCAAGGGCGAGCTGCCGAAGACGATCCCGATCCAGATCTCGCTCGGTGAAGGCTTCGACGTGGGCGAAGACGTGGGCTCCGCTGTCGATTTCACCTACACGCCGCCCTTTGCCTTCACCGGCGCCATCGAGCAGGTCAAGATCGACCTGAAATGA